From one Streptomyces mobaraensis genomic stretch:
- a CDS encoding MbtH family protein, with product MSNPFEDENGIFRVLVNQEEQHSLWPDFAEIPAGWRTVHGPAGRQECLDYVNEHWTDMRPKSLVDAMRESAS from the coding sequence GTGAGCAATCCGTTCGAAGACGAGAATGGCATTTTCCGGGTTCTGGTCAACCAGGAGGAACAGCACTCGCTGTGGCCGGATTTCGCCGAGATCCCGGCTGGTTGGCGGACCGTGCACGGCCCGGCCGGCCGCCAGGAATGCCTTGACTATGTCAATGAACACTGGACCGACATGCGCCCGAAGAGCCTGGTCGACGCCATGCGGGAATCCGCATCCTGA
- a CDS encoding DUF6332 family protein yields the protein MGSGTRGQAERDAVTVEIGYALLSACFLGFVVFAAVAGPVLVWDLPAGVGKALVVTGTVLGSVLGVVRVVHVLWRFTGAAAGPGDG from the coding sequence ATGGGGAGTGGGACGCGCGGTCAGGCGGAGCGGGACGCCGTCACCGTCGAGATCGGATACGCGCTGTTGAGCGCGTGCTTTCTGGGGTTCGTGGTGTTCGCGGCGGTCGCCGGGCCGGTTCTCGTGTGGGACCTGCCCGCCGGCGTCGGGAAGGCGCTGGTGGTCACCGGGACGGTGCTGGGGTCCGTCCTCGGGGTGGTGCGCGTCGTCCACGTGCTGTGGCGGTTCACCGGGGCGGCGGCCGGCCCGGGGGACGGCTGA